The following are encoded in a window of Methanobrevibacter oralis genomic DNA:
- a CDS encoding ATP-binding protein produces the protein MKKYLPRYTDLELKEFLEYMGAVLVTGPKWCGKTTTAKQHCKSLKELQHPIHGKSYLKLADTNPIELLKGEKPMLIDEWQMAPELWDAVRYLVDESDEDGLYVLTGSTAVDESKIMHSGAGRIKRIVMRPMSLYESGESTGAISLIDLFNDENLNIDGATSNLTISDLIFAACRGGWPESLKKKTKKQQLAIVSNYIDIICNSDVSEVDGVKRNPQRVKTILKSYARNVSTLATKKTLMKDIKAEYGDISLPTYNSYINALERLYVIQNIPAWSPNIRSANTIRKSYKKEFIDPSIAVAILNLTPEKLLKDFETFGFIFENLCIRDLLVYSSSVNGEILYYNDDSGLEADCILYLNDGRYALIEFKLGNREIDKGAENLLKLKELIRKSVKNKKIDLEEPSFLAVITGGEIAYNRADGVKVIPIGCLR, from the coding sequence ATGAAAAAATATCTGCCGAGATACACTGACTTGGAACTAAAAGAATTTTTAGAATATATGGGTGCTGTACTGGTTACTGGTCCTAAGTGGTGTGGTAAGACTACAACAGCTAAACAACATTGTAAAAGTCTAAAAGAATTACAACATCCTATTCATGGAAAATCTTACTTAAAACTTGCAGATACCAATCCCATAGAATTATTAAAAGGTGAAAAGCCGATGTTAATTGACGAATGGCAAATGGCACCTGAATTATGGGATGCAGTAAGATATTTAGTTGATGAATCAGATGAAGATGGACTATATGTCCTAACAGGCTCAACAGCAGTGGATGAAAGTAAAATCATGCATTCGGGGGCAGGTAGAATAAAAAGAATTGTAATGCGCCCAATGAGCCTATATGAAAGTGGAGAATCCACGGGGGCAATATCATTAATAGATTTATTCAATGATGAAAATTTAAATATTGATGGTGCAACCTCAAATTTAACAATATCTGATTTAATATTTGCTGCTTGTAGAGGAGGATGGCCTGAATCTCTAAAGAAAAAAACAAAAAAACAACAATTAGCAATTGTATCTAATTATATAGATATAATATGTAATAGTGATGTTTCAGAAGTTGATGGTGTTAAACGAAACCCTCAAAGAGTAAAAACTATCTTAAAATCTTACGCTAGAAATGTTTCAACATTAGCGACTAAAAAAACACTTATGAAAGATATAAAAGCAGAATATGGGGATATTTCTTTACCTACATATAATTCATATATTAATGCCCTTGAAAGGTTATATGTTATTCAAAATATTCCTGCCTGGTCACCAAATATCAGATCAGCAAATACCATTAGAAAATCCTACAAAAAAGAATTCATTGATCCATCAATAGCAGTAGCAATACTTAATTTAACGCCTGAAAAATTACTAAAAGACTTTGAAACATTTGGATTTATATTTGAAAACTTATGTATACGTGACCTACTAGTTTACTCAAGTTCAGTTAATGGAGAAATATTATATTATAATGATGATAGTGGCCTTGAAGCAGATTGTATTTTATATCTAAATGATGGAAGATATGCATTAATAGAATTTAAATTGGGGAACAGAGAAATTGATAAAGGGGCAGAAAATTTACTTAAATTAAAAGAATTAATTCGAAAAAGTGTAAAAAACAAAAAAATTGATTTAGAAGAACCAAGTTTTTTAGCAGTAATTACAGGTGGTGAAATAGCATACAATAGGGCTGATGGAGTGAAAGTTATCCCAATAGGATGTTTGCGATAA